From Pararge aegeria chromosome 9, ilParAegt1.1, whole genome shotgun sequence, the proteins below share one genomic window:
- the LOC120626500 gene encoding LOW QUALITY PROTEIN: uncharacterized protein LOC120626500 (The sequence of the model RefSeq protein was modified relative to this genomic sequence to represent the inferred CDS: inserted 1 base in 1 codon; substituted 1 base at 1 genomic stop codon), which yields MFSRMTNKRNIKVWICMLCMATSMAYPAQNPVQLDIIDMAAISRMSPQQLELLAEGLAAEEIMRTKRSSAKALTSAVVSKASSGLQSKVGFLSQASAGAASFIASASSKTGHSADTGYSYEPHSEKVDYWGLKKSILYTLFQAVKAITGGVTILKGQLIKGGGALAATLGKVISSKGDTVSNIGKKIVSSAALSPKKPVSTAVYGPPPTHIEYGPPSAYGATAPAAYAHTGPSAPTGFAAHKYPSQLDEYIVMSSVVDDDVLSEPFHSIPFPLEELPYLNYDLVDYILCFNTGRGKLNGLHAGLVILTPVGDVAHSESQHATHQHQGYTALDPPPSILNTVFSAVKDVFTSAAPIHADNTAVIDQMPPPPQSFPPFKPMSWGAVNSYGEPAMADSYTDYDPRHTYSYDHASSKHSVVPAAHKHEGLTSAKIQKINANLAKVNAYLNENQRSSEDLPRFNNQYAEMLKKGVVSLLPTPVVSDNEIGVLPAELLPDXIDDYKYNDYDXNNNEDDDYTKD from the exons GTCTGGATCTGCATGTTATGCATGGCTACCTCAATGGCCTATCCAGCACAGAATCCTGTACAGCTGGACATCATCGATATGGCTGCTATCAGTAGGATGTCACCGCAGCAGTTAGAACTATTAGCTGAGGGGCTAGCGGCAGAGGAAATTATGAG AACAAAACGATCATCCGCCAAAGCGTTAACATCAGCTGTAGTATCCAAAGCCTCATCAGGATTGCAGAGTAAAGTTGGTTTTCTCAGCCAGGCATCCGCTGGTGCCGCGTCTTTCATAGCGTCAGCATCCAGCAAGACCGGCCACTCTGCTGACACGGGATATTCATATGAACCG cataGCGAAAAAGTGGATTACTGGGGCTTGAAAAAATCTATCCTATACACTCTCTTCCAAGCCGTAAAAGCTATCACTGGCGGTGTTACTATCCTGAAGGGCCAGCTTATTAAGGGAGGTGGAGCCTTAGCAGCCACTTTGGGCAAAGTGATATCATCAAAGGGTGATACTGTCAGCAACATTGGAAAGAAGATCGTCAGCTCAGCGGCTTTGAGTCCTAAGAAACCAGTTT CCACAGCTGTCTACGGTCCTCCTCCCACACATATCGAGTACGGTCCACCGAGCGCGTACGGCGCCACCGCACCCGCTGCGTACGCGCACACAGGACCCTCTGCACCCACGGGATTCGCTGCACACAAATACCCTTCACAATTAGATG AATACATAGTGATGTCATCCGTAGTAGACGATGACGTGTTATCAGAGCCATTTCACTCGATACCATTTCCTCTGGAAGAGCTTCCGTATCTAAATTACGATTTAGTAGATTACATCTTGTG CTTTAAC ACAGGAAGGGGAAAACTGAATGGCTTGCACGCTGGACTGGTGATACTAACACCTGTAGGAGATGTCGCACACAGCGAGTCTCAACATGCAACACATCAACACCAAGGATACACCGCATTAGACCCACCACCATCAATACTAAATACTGTATTTAGTGCAGTCAAAGACGTATTTACATCAGCAGCACCCATCCACGCAGATAATACAGCTGTAATCGATCAAATGCCGCCACCACCGCAATCATTCCCACCGTTCAAACCAATGTCTTGGGGTGCTGTAAATTCTTATGGAGAACCTGCTATGGCAGACAGTTATACAGATTACGACCCAAGGCACACATATTCTTACGACCACGCCTCATCTAAGCACTCAGTAGTACCAGCAGCCCATAAACACGAAGGTTTAACATCAGctaaaatccaaaaaattaacGCTAATCTAGCGAAAGTTAACGCATATTTAAATGAGAACCAGAGGTCGTCAGAAGATCTTCCGAGATTTAACAATCAGTATGCAGAAATGCTTAAGAAGGGCGTCGTTTCTCTACTACCGACTCCGGTTGTGAGTGATAATGAGATCGGTGTGCTTCCGGCTGAACTACTACCAG CCATTGACGACTACAAGTACAACGACTACGATTAGAACAACAACGAAGACGACGACTACACCAAAGACTGA